The region ACTCCAATAACTTTAAATCCAAGTTCTTCGATTGGTGCAACCACCATACAGGTATCGCAAACCAGTTTTCCACCAGCTTTCTCAATTATATTGGTATAACCCATTCTGTCAGCTGCAGCTTTAACTCCAATAGATGTGCAAACCCATAATTCATTTTTAAGCTGTTTTCCAGCTACCTTACTTGCAATGTTTTTTATTTCATCAATTGATGCATGTGGGCATCCTAAACAGATTAAATCGGGTTTTTCACTTGTTGTTGATAGTTTTTCTCTTGTTTCATTGATTTCTGCTCTATCAACACTTATTTTTTCTAAATCACTGGTTTCTAATCCCTGGAGAGCTTCTTTATATTCTGGTGTTAAATTTTCAACATGATACAATGCTACAGCACCTGATGAAGCTAATGCAGCCCCCATGCTTTTAAGATCGTTTGTAGATGATGTATTTTTAAATTTAAAGTAAGGTACACCATCACCAACCGCTTTTCCCACGAGATAGCCAAGAGCACCGTAGTCAGCTCCTTTAATTTCAGTTTCAACTTCAACAATTAAGTTGGCTTTTCGATTTTCATCAAGATGAAAACCATATTCAGCGGTTTTTCCACAGATTGCAGCTGAAAGCGCTCCAGGTCCACCTTCACGGTTTGTTTTAGCACCAATGACTGAGTTAACATAGGCTACAGCAGATGATTCAGACCATGCAACATGATCACCCTTCATTGGGACGTTTCCAACAAGATAAGGGGTGCATGTACAGGTGGTGGTGATATCCATTTTTCTGTAAGCTTCAATTATCTTCAACTGTTTTTTTGTGAATTCATCACTAAATCCAAGGTCTCTCCTTTCAAGGTCAACACCAGCAGGATTCAGGGTGGATGGAACTATTATCTTAGCATCTTTTGCCATGTCTTCTAAATATTCTAATCCGGCATCTCCAATAGTTTTATAGGAAACACCAGATATTTGGGCAGATGTAATGTTAACCAGCTTTTCTGCGTTGTAAATATTGCCTAAAGCCACTAAAATTTCCATACTTTTTTGGACTGCAGGTCCGTATTCTCCTGCTTCCATTTTTTCTTCTTGTGGTGTAAGATACATAAAAATCACTGAATTTAGCTATCTATTTTTATTTAATTCAACTTGAGATTCAAATTATCTTTTTTGATTTTAAACTAAAAATATAAATTAAAATACCCTTTTAATGGTTTTATTGGCTGATTTGGTTTCCAACGATTTCATCAACAATATCTGTGAAGTTATCCATGTCTTTAAAGGGCACTACTGCTCCTGCAGCTATGGTATGGCCGCCTCCAGCTCCATTAAAGCTTTTTGCAGCTTCTCCGAGAGCATATCCGAGGTTTACTCCTTTTTTAATCATAGGCATGGTGGTTCTTCCAGATATTTTTATGATGTCATGCATCTTAGATATTGCAATAACTGGTTTATTAGGGTCTAATATTTCAAGTTCAAGTCCAATACTTGATATTGTGCCCATCAACTTCTTTTTAGCTTTATCATCTGTGTAAATATATTGTATATGGTTTAAATGGATAGAACCTTCTTTATTAATCCAGTCTATTCCTTTTACCAGGCTGTCTCTGTATTTTTTGGCTAATTCAATTCCTTCTTTTAGTGAAGGTTCTCGTTCACCTATACAAATGCTTAAACCTGTACCATACTTCTTATTTTTTCCGCAGGCATCAAGGATTCTGGAATAATCTTCTATTTCCTTTAATGGGGGAGCTTCTCTGGGAACACTGTAAATTTTATCAAATATTTTAGTGTTTATTTTAATAAGCTCGTCTTTTAAAAGATCTTTTTCTTCTGGAGCTAAATCTTCAAATTTAATGCCATAAGACAATCCATGCTCTTGTAAGAATGATTTAGCACCGTCAGGGTCTCCTGAAATACCTTTTAAGGCAGGGTTAAATGTATATGCTAATGACTTATAAACTGGTTCTTCTTTCTTGTAGCTTATTTTAAGGTCTTCTCTTTCCTCAATAACGTTAGCTTTAATTCCTTCATCAAGTATAATCTTGTTTATACTCTGGATTTCGTCACTGCACTGCATATCTCCAAATGCACCTACCAGGGCAAGCCCTGAAAGTTCCACGTTTTCCATTCCCCTTACTGATAGATAAGATACTCCTGACGCGCTTACATCGCGAGTACCATCCATACCAAAGAGATGGGGGTTAACATGGACTAAATTTTCATATTTTTCACCATCTTCTCCAGGTATTTGGTGATGATCGCATATTATGGAATTTCCTTTGAGTTTGCTTATTAAATCTACATAAGCACTTCCCATATCACAAAAAACAAATAGTTTGTATCTTTCTTCCCTGAGCTTTTTTATATTTTCCTCTTTAAGTCTGGGAACTATTGTAACATGGAATTTTCCGCCTTGTTTGGAGATTGCATTGCACATTACTCCAGCAGCGGATAATCCGTCAGCATCATTGTGAGAGATGACTCTCACAATATGATCCTTATCTATATGCTCTTTTAAAAGAGAACAGGCTTCATCTGCCCTATTTGACAAGGAGTGCTGCGCTTCTTGGGTCATATCTCCATCCTTCAGGAAGTACTCCTTCGTTTACGTAGTATCTTACCAATCTTCTTATTTTGGATTCGATGATTCTTAAACCTCTTCTGGTGTGCAGGTCTTTTGGGTTTTCAGTTAGGTGGTCCCTTATGTTTACTGCTCTTCTTATGAGGTTCATTAGGTCTTCTGGGTATTCCAGTTCTTGTCCGTGGTCTTCAAGTATTTTGGTTATTTTCTTTCCAGTTATGAGTTTTACATCTGGAATTCCGTATTGGTCTCTTAAAATTATTCCAATTTTACTTGTAGAGTTACCTTCTTTTCTAAATTTTAAAATTAATTCTTCAATTTCTTCATTTGAATATTCAATCCATTCAGGCTTTACTGTCATTATTAATCACCCCTAATTTTAATCTGTTAGTTTAATTAGAATTTTCAAAGCATTTTGGCCACAAAACCGTAGAAAACATGTTCTTGGCCATAAAATGTAGTTTTTGCAGGCTTTCAAAATTCTATGAATTCTGATGCCACAAACCGAAACTTTGTAGGCTATCAAAATTCTATGAATTCTGATGCCACAAACCGAAACTTTGTAGGCTATCAAAATCATTGGTTTTGATGCACAAAACTCTGTTTTGTAGGTTTAATCACGTTGCATTTCATTTAACCATAATGCAAATTTCTCAAGTGATCTATACCTATGAGAAAATTCATTTTTTTTACTTGTTTCAAGCTCTCCAAAGGTTTTATCATATCCTTTTGGAATAAAAAGCGGGTCATAGGCAAATCCATGATTTCCATGCTCTTTGTATGCAATATGTCCACTGACAGTGCCTAAAAAAATCTCGGGCTCGGATTTGGGCGTACAATACCCAACAACCGACCTGAACTCGGCGTACCTGTCTTCAACATCATTCATGAGCTTTAAAATGCCTTTATTAGTTAGAGTTTCCTGCACATAGGACGAATACGTCCCTGGAAACCAATTTAAGGCTTTAATAAAAAGACCAGCATCTTCTACTATTACAGGCCCTTTTAATTTACTTGCAGCATATTTTGCGCCGTATTTGGCTACATCTTCCAGATCTCCCTGTATTTCAGGATATCCAAGATCTATATGCTCAAGTTCAATGCCAAATTTTTCAAAAATTCCTTTGGCTTCTTTTACTTTCTGTTCGTTACCAGTTATAAACTTAATGACTCTGACCACTTTATACCACTTCGACATTAACTTATCTTAATAAGAATATTTTTATATCTTTATTCACTTATCTCTTTGGATTAAATGAAAAAATATCAAAAAAAATATCAATACTAACTACACCCATATAATATCAATGGCTAAGCACAAGGTTCTCTCAGCAAAAGATAATGGAAGCTTTATAAAGACTGCATCCTTTTATAAACTATACAATGTATTGAAAACTTTAAAAACATCTAAAGGACGTTTTGTACTTGTTTTGGGTGCGCCAGGCACTGGCAAATCGGCTAATATATACCAGGCACTTTCTTTACTTGATCTTGATATTTATGATGCTTATTTATTTATAGATACAGATACTAAACCTTCTAAGGTGTTCCGGATATTTTGGGATACTCTGAAAAAGGATATGCAGGCTAAATCCCGAGAAGAAGTTTATCAGATGGCTTCAAAGTATGATTTGATTCTTTTTGCAGATCCATTCCTTGATTCAGAATACATTGATAAGGATAAAGTAGGTCTGGGACTTTGGACTGAAGAAAATGGACCCAGTACATTCCCCTTCTATTTTAGAGTGTTGTATGAATATCTTAAACACCGTAAAGATTTGAAAAATGTTAATGTTGTTTCTCAAACATCGTGGGTACTGAAGTTTAGGGGAGTCCGCTATGATATTTTAACGGATTTTGGTTTTATATCTAAAATTTTGGTTTTTTTACTTAAAAAATTATTTGACGTGGTTTTAATATCCTATACCTCTGAAGAAATGATGAAAATCATTAGAAGTCATCCTGGTGCGGTTAGTGATGAAAAAATTGAAGAATATATAAAAGAATACGGTAATAGGCCGCGGTTTATCTTTGAAGCTTTAGATAAGGAAGAAAATTATTAAAATAATGTATTTTAATCACGTTTTAAAAAGATCATGCTAAAATGTTCAGGTATAACGACTTCTACCTTCGATTTCTTCAATTTTTTTAACTATTTTGCTGTAATCATTTGCATTCTCATACCCTTTTAAGATCTCAACAAAACAAGTGTCTGCAATTTTGTAATGTATCCCTGAAATTGCTTTTTTAAATACTAAAATGTCTACACCTTTATCTTCAATTAAATCTGAATTTTTCCCAAGCCCGAAATCTATAAATACAATTCTACCGTCTTTTAAAATTAAATTAGATGTTGTAAGGTCGCCGTGAATTATACTGCAGTTGTGCAGTTTAGCTATATCTGAACCGATTTTTAGAGAGATTTCCTGGATTTCATCCAGTGATGCATCTTCAAAAACGTTTTTTATGGTTTTTCCATCTATTTTTTCTAAAGTCAGAGATTTTTCTTTTTTATTTATGTCATAAATCAGCGGTGTTTTGACATCACATCTTTTTGCTTCACTTAAAAGCTTGGCCTCTTTTTTGGTTCTTTCTTTCCTCAGGCGATGGTCAATTTCTGGAATTCTGTAGCTTTTTGGAATTCTTTCCTTGATAAAAGCATCATGATTTAGCCATTTGCCTTCATATAGGTTAGCTTCTGCTCCTTTTTCTATGATATCAGCAGGTAAAGTTAAATGTTTTTTTGATTTATGCATCCAGGGAACGTCAACCTGGTCTGTTCTATACTTTTGAATAACTGTAGTATCCTTTATTTTCTGTTTTAATCCATGCTTATACATTAATTGACCCATCCAGGCAATCATAGCTCCATTATCGCCGCAGTATTTAACTGGAGGCATGTAAAACTGTGCATAGTGTTCTTCTGCCATTATACTGATCATTTCCCTCAATCGGCTGTTTGCAGCAACTCCGCCGCAAAGCATGACTTCCTGCTTTTTTGTATGGGCCAGGGCACGTTCTGTAACTTCAACTAACATGGAAAAGGTTGTTTCCTGTAAACTGTAACAAACATCTGCTAATGCTGCTCCTGATTCATATTTTCTTAAAGCTGCAGTTAAAACTCCTGAAAAGGAGAGATCCATACCTTTAACTGCATAGGGAAAATTTATATATTTATTTGCTTTTTTGGCCATTTCTTCAACTTTGGGGCCGCCAGGATGTCCAAGCCCCACTTCACGTGCAAACTGGTCAAGGCAATTCCCCATAGCTATATCCAGGGTTTCTCCGAATACTCTGTATCTTTCAGCTTCATATGCTATTACCTGGGTGTTTCCACCGCTTACATATAATGATAATGGGTCTTCAGCTCCTGTTGTAAGTCTTCCTATTTCAACATGCCCTATACAGTGGTTAACTCCAATAATTGGAACGTTTAGTGATATTGCAAGGGATCTTGCAGCTGTTGCAGTGGTTCTAAGTGCAGGTCCAAGTCCAGGGCCTCTGGAAAAAGCAACTAATTCTATATCCTCAATATTTAATTTAGATTCTTGTAATGCTTCTTTTATGAGGGGAACGATTGATGCTGCATGATGTTCTGCGGCTTCTCGAGGGTGGATTCCTCCGCTTTCTGGGATTAATTGTTTTCCACATGAAGCTAATATTTTTCCTTCTGAATCAACGATTCCCACGCCTGTTTTTTCTGCTGTTCCTTCTATTCCGATACAGATCAATTTTATCACTCGATTAATAGTTCTTGTCAATGTAATCATTATATTTTAATTACATAAACACTTTATTTTTCACGAGAATCTAAAAATTTATTTAATATTTAAGAGGGATTAGATGGTTTGATGTTTATATATGGATGATATATATGTTTATACTTAATTCACATATTTTTATAGAGTTTATGATGATAATAGCTTAAATTTTAAAGTATTTATTTTATAATTAATTGGTTAGTGGCATATATATTTAAATAAGTCATACATCGTGCTGTTTTGTTAAAATATAGGATAAAATTTGTATAAATTAGTGTCATCACTCCTAAACTAATTGGGATTCACACGGTTTAAGTGAAAAAGGTCACAAAACATATAGAAATGTTTTTATCATTGTTTGAAAATAAACATTGTTAGTAAAAACTCATTTTTTACTAAAACGATTATTTTTTAACGGGCATAAAGGAGGTGAAAATACGCAAAAAAAATTAACAAAAAAACTACTAATGATTACATTGACTATTCTATTCACACTTACTATTCTTGGAGCGGCAAGTGCTGCTGATATTTATGTTAATGACACAAATGGAAACGATGCTACAGGGATTGGAACCATAGATAATCCCTATAAAACTATTAGTTGGGGAATTGATCGTGCAAGTGCTACAAGTACTGACACTGTAATTCTTGCCCCAGAAACTTTTAGCACTTACACAGATCCCACACACAAAGATTATGACATCACCATTAGTAAAAACGTGAATATTAGAGGTGCGGGTCAAGGTCTAACCACAATTAATGCTGGAAATAATGCTAGAGTATTCACAATCAATCCAACTTATACAGTAACCATATCAGATTTAACTATTACAAACGGAAAGGCACCAAATGGAGCTGCGGGAACTACAGGAAACCCTGGAAGTGACGGTGATAACGGTGGAGCTATTGTTAACAATGGTGCTTTAACAATTAATAACTGTGCTATTACAAATTCTCGAGCAGGTAACGGTGGTAACGGTGGTAACGGTGCTTCTGGTATTGGTAACCGTTATGGTCGAAACGGTGGTAACGGTGGTAACGGTGGAGCTATTTATAACACAGGAACACTGAAAATAGAAAACAACTGTATCCTTTCAAATAACTACGCTGGTAACGGTGGTAACGGTGGTAACGGATATTCCATTACTACTAATTATAACGTCGCTGGTAACGGTGGTAACGGTGGTAACGGTGGCCTCGGAGGAGGTATCGACAACAACAAAGGGACTGTAACTGTAATTTCTAGTACTATCACTGGTAATTATGCTGGTAACGGTGGTAACGGTGGTAACGGTGGTAACGGAGGAGGTATCCATAATGGAGGTACTGCTTCTAATACAGCCAATTTAGACTTAACTGGAAGTATTCTAACTAATAATAATTCTGGAACCAGAGGTAACCCTGGTCTGGGTGGAACAGGAAGAAATCCTGGAAGTTCCGGTAGTTACGGGAGTTCTGGCCAAGTAGGTGGAGTTTTTGCTGACGTATCTATTTTATCATCAGTAAATATACACTACAACTATATTCTAAACAACGGCCAATACGATATCAGGAAAACAGGACTTATACTCTCTGTTGAAGCACAGTACAACTGGTGGGGTTCAAATTCAAACCCTTCTTCACGTGTAGATGGTAATGTGAATGTTAGTCCGTGGACAACACTCAGTATAACTGCATCACCAAGTCCTATTTATGTTGGTCAACAATCAACAGTTACAGCTCAATTTTCATATAGTGTACCGAACGGTATCCCTGTAACTTTCAGTTTCCAGGGCACACCTTTAGGAACACTCAGTACAACTACAGCAGTTTCTAACAACAACCAGGCAACAACTACATTCACATCAGATGCTGTGGGAACTTCTCATGTTTTGGTAGCTGATTCTAATCAACCAACTCAGACAGTAGGACCTGCAAATATCGTGATTAACCCTCTTATTCCAACTACTATAACTGTAAATAGTCCTACTATTTACGTTGGAGATCCTGTTACTATAATCGCGACTGTAGTGAGACAGGACACTCTTGCACCTATTCAAAATGCGTGGGTTGCAGTCCAAATACTGGATACTCCGTATTGGTGGATGGGTCTCACAGATGTTAACGGTCAAATAGGCAATACTATTACTCCAACTTTGTTATCAAGAATTTACAATATCCACGCGGACGTGACATTTCCATTCGATCCTCAGTATGCAGTTTCATCAACCAGCCCTGATGGTACTTTAACAGTGAACAAGGTTCCGACTAGTTTAACAGTTGATCCAGCTTCTGGCTATAAGGAGTACCCTACTACTTTAACAGCTACTTTAAGAGATATTGCTCCAGGTCATGGTAATGCGCCTGTTAATGGTAGGACAGTTAATTTCTACGTAAACGGTGTTTTAGTTGGGTCTGACGTTACAGGTTCAGATGGAAATCCGGATGGTGTGGCTACTTGGTCATATACTATTGCTCAAAACGCAGGAACATATTCAGGTTACATAACAGCCTCGTTTGCTGGTGATGATATGTATATCACATCTAACGGTGCTAATGATTTAATTGTGAATTTGATTCCGACTAGTTTGGTTGTTAATCCAGCATATGGCTATAAGGATTACCCTACTACATTGAGTGCTACATTAAGGGATACAGCTCCGGGCCATGGTAATGCGCCTGTTTCTGGTCAGACTGTTCTGTTTAAAATAGATGGTGTCGATGTTGATACTGCAACTACTGATATTAATGGTGTGGCTACATTGCCTTATACCATAACTCAGGATGTAGGAACACATACTTTAGTAGGTATATTCTTAACTGATAATACTAAGTATGCAGGGTCAAATGACGGCAAAGTTTTAACAGTAAACCCTATTTCAACTAGTTTGTCAGTTAGTGATGTTACTGGTAATAAAGGTGAGACTGTGGACTTGAAAGCTACTTTAGTGGACACGGTTCATGGTAATGTGCCTGTTGTTGGTAGAAAAGTTACTTTTAAAGTAAACGATGTTAGTGTTCCTGGTTTTGGTACTACAGATAGTGATGGTGTGGCTATTTTGCCTTATACTATTAATCTTGTAGGTGGAACTTATAACATAGAAGCTGCATTTGCTGCAGATGATAAATATGCTGCTGCAAATGGAATGGGAGCGCTTAAAGTGCCTCAGTCAAGTGTTTATGTTTTAACTACAGTTAGTAACACTAATCCTACTGTGGGTCAGATTGTGACCATTACTTTCAAGTTAGGGAACAAAGGACCTGATACAGCACAAAAAGTTGTGTTTACCTATGTTTTACCGGTTGGAATGGAATTGGTGAATCTTAGTGGTGACAATACTTACTCCTACAACGCAGCTACTCGAACAATTACTTGGAATCTTGGTGATGTAAAAGCGAACACTGATCCTTGGCTCTATGCCAATGTGAGGTTCCTTAACCCTGGTAGTTTCAACATTAACCCTGTTGTAAACACAGCAACCTACGATCCGACATTAAACAGCAACATTCAATCTATAACAGTTAACGCGCAAGCAGTACCTGTTACAGTTAGAGCAGTGAGAACAACTGGAACTGCAGGAATTGCAGGAAATGGACTACAGGCAGCAACTCCCGCACCTACTACGGCTGGTGCTACTCCGTATTCGTATGGAACAGCGCCCGAAACAGGTGGGAATTGGTTGTTATCCTATTGGTGGATAATAATTCTGCTTTTAATAGTCGGTGGACTGTTATGGTTCTTGTTAGCAGGTAAAAGAAGACAAAATGAGGGATAAACCAATTTTCCTCACACCCCATTTTTTATTTTTTTTTATTTCTTATTTTGAAAAATTTGTTTTAACTGGATACTTTATTTTTAATTATTGAAGTATAGCAACGTTTTTCTATGATTATATCAAATCATGCTATATGCAAAAAGCAGGTGTGATAATGAATAAAAATATAAAATGTTACGGCTCATCAAAAATCCTTAATGAACTTCAAAATACTAATCCTTTATTTTTATGCGTGATTGCAAGCACTAAAACTTCCAATATTCCAGGAATCACTGGTGCAGGTGTTACACCAGAACTTACGGACTATACTCCTGCTGCAGATCTTGAGCTTGTGATTCATGGAGAACCAAGATGCTTGGCAGAAATCCCGCAAACAGTGGTGGGAGATGCACCAGCACCAACACCGGCTGTAATAACAAAAGCATCCTTAAATATTGCAGATATTCCTATAATGGTTGCAGATGCTGGTGCTGCAATAAAACCAGATGTTCCATATATTAAATTAAATGAAAAACCTGGTGAAGATATAAGATTGGGAAATGCGGTTCCTGATGCAAGAAAAATATTTGAAAATGGTATTTTACTGGGTAAAACTTTATCAAAACTCACAGATCATCTTGTAATTGGAGAAAGCACACCTGCAGGAACAACTACAGCATTAGGAGTTTTAACTGCACTGGGATATGATGCCCGGATGAAGGTGAGCGGAAGCATGCCTGAGAATCCCCATGATTTAAAGCATGAAGTAGTATTAGAAGGTTTGCAAGCTGCAGGATATAAAGAAGGCGATGTTGTAGAGGATGCTTTGCGTGCAGTTGAAATTGTAGGAGATCCAATGATCCCCGCTGTTGCAGGAATTGTAATTGGATCTGAAGTTCCAGTCACACTTGCTGGAGGTACACAGATGACTGCAGTGTGTTCTGTTATTAAAGGAGTTCAAAATGAATTTGATTTTTCTAAATTATGTATTTCAACAACAATTTTTGTTGCAGAGGATGAAACATCAGATATTAATCATATTACCAGGCAAATTGGAGATATCTCTATTTTTGCAGTTGACCCTGAATTTGAAAAATCACAGGTTCCTGGACTTAAAAGCTATTTAAATGGCTCTGTAAAGGAGGGTGTAGGTGCTGGCGGAGCTATGATGGTTTCAATGTTAAAAGGCGAATCTATTGATGATATAAGATTAAATATTGAGGATTTATGTAAAAAAATATTTTAAAATTTGTTTTTAGTCATGATAAATCAAAAAAAATTGATTAAAAATGTAAAAAAATTCTTTATAGGGTTTTTACCATCTAAATACTCTTTTTTAGTTTTTATTTTATTTTACATTGCAGGCTTAATTTTTACTATAATTTTACCATCTTATACGGCATCTTTTTTTTATTATGGCTTTTTTCTGGGGAATATAGAGCTTAAAATAAACTTACCTGTATTTATTTCG is a window of Methanobacterium sp. DNA encoding:
- a CDS encoding aconitase X catalytic domain-containing protein, which translates into the protein MIFMYLTPQEEKMEAGEYGPAVQKSMEILVALGNIYNAEKLVNITSAQISGVSYKTIGDAGLEYLEDMAKDAKIIVPSTLNPAGVDLERRDLGFSDEFTKKQLKIIEAYRKMDITTTCTCTPYLVGNVPMKGDHVAWSESSAVAYVNSVIGAKTNREGGPGALSAAICGKTAEYGFHLDENRKANLIVEVETEIKGADYGALGYLVGKAVGDGVPYFKFKNTSSTNDLKSMGAALASSGAVALYHVENLTPEYKEALQGLETSDLEKISVDRAEINETREKLSTTSEKPDLICLGCPHASIDEIKNIASKVAGKQLKNELWVCTSIGVKAAADRMGYTNIIEKAGGKLVCDTCMVVAPIEELGFKVIGVDSAKAANYVPSMCGLDVVFDDFENMIDEE
- a CDS encoding DHH family phosphoesterase, which encodes MSNRADEACSLLKEHIDKDHIVRVISHNDADGLSAAGVMCNAISKQGGKFHVTIVPRLKEENIKKLREERYKLFVFCDMGSAYVDLISKLKGNSIICDHHQIPGEDGEKYENLVHVNPHLFGMDGTRDVSASGVSYLSVRGMENVELSGLALVGAFGDMQCSDEIQSINKIILDEGIKANVIEEREDLKISYKKEEPVYKSLAYTFNPALKGISGDPDGAKSFLQEHGLSYGIKFEDLAPEEKDLLKDELIKINTKIFDKIYSVPREAPPLKEIEDYSRILDACGKNKKYGTGLSICIGEREPSLKEGIELAKKYRDSLVKGIDWINKEGSIHLNHIQYIYTDDKAKKKLMGTISSIGLELEILDPNKPVIAISKMHDIIKISGRTTMPMIKKGVNLGYALGEAAKSFNGAGGGHTIAAGAVVPFKDMDNFTDIVDEIVGNQISQ
- a CDS encoding 30S ribosomal protein S15, which codes for MTVKPEWIEYSNEEIEELILKFRKEGNSTSKIGIILRDQYGIPDVKLITGKKITKILEDHGQELEYPEDLMNLIRRAVNIRDHLTENPKDLHTRRGLRIIESKIRRLVRYYVNEGVLPEGWRYDPRSAALLVK
- a CDS encoding XTP/dITP diphosphatase, whose product is MSKWYKVVRVIKFITGNEQKVKEAKGIFEKFGIELEHIDLGYPEIQGDLEDVAKYGAKYAASKLKGPVIVEDAGLFIKALNWFPGTYSSYVQETLTNKGILKLMNDVEDRYAEFRSVVGYCTPKSEPEIFLGTVSGHIAYKEHGNHGFAYDPLFIPKGYDKTFGELETSKKNEFSHRYRSLEKFALWLNEMQRD
- a CDS encoding bifunctional N(6)-L-threonylcarbamoyladenine synthase/serine/threonine protein kinase, with amino-acid sequence MIKLICIGIEGTAEKTGVGIVDSEGKILASCGKQLIPESGGIHPREAAEHHAASIVPLIKEALQESKLNIEDIELVAFSRGPGLGPALRTTATAARSLAISLNVPIIGVNHCIGHVEIGRLTTGAEDPLSLYVSGGNTQVIAYEAERYRVFGETLDIAMGNCLDQFAREVGLGHPGGPKVEEMAKKANKYINFPYAVKGMDLSFSGVLTAALRKYESGAALADVCYSLQETTFSMLVEVTERALAHTKKQEVMLCGGVAANSRLREMISIMAEEHYAQFYMPPVKYCGDNGAMIAWMGQLMYKHGLKQKIKDTTVIQKYRTDQVDVPWMHKSKKHLTLPADIIEKGAEANLYEGKWLNHDAFIKERIPKSYRIPEIDHRLRKERTKKEAKLLSEAKRCDVKTPLIYDINKKEKSLTLEKIDGKTIKNVFEDASLDEIQEISLKIGSDIAKLHNCSIIHGDLTTSNLILKDGRIVFIDFGLGKNSDLIEDKGVDILVFKKAISGIHYKIADTCFVEILKGYENANDYSKIVKKIEEIEGRSRYT
- a CDS encoding Ig-like domain repeat protein encodes the protein MTILFTLTILGAASAADIYVNDTNGNDATGIGTIDNPYKTISWGIDRASATSTDTVILAPETFSTYTDPTHKDYDITISKNVNIRGAGQGLTTINAGNNARVFTINPTYTVTISDLTITNGKAPNGAAGTTGNPGSDGDNGGAIVNNGALTINNCAITNSRAGNGGNGGNGASGIGNRYGRNGGNGGNGGAIYNTGTLKIENNCILSNNYAGNGGNGGNGYSITTNYNVAGNGGNGGNGGLGGGIDNNKGTVTVISSTITGNYAGNGGNGGNGGNGGGIHNGGTASNTANLDLTGSILTNNNSGTRGNPGLGGTGRNPGSSGSYGSSGQVGGVFADVSILSSVNIHYNYILNNGQYDIRKTGLILSVEAQYNWWGSNSNPSSRVDGNVNVSPWTTLSITASPSPIYVGQQSTVTAQFSYSVPNGIPVTFSFQGTPLGTLSTTTAVSNNNQATTTFTSDAVGTSHVLVADSNQPTQTVGPANIVINPLIPTTITVNSPTIYVGDPVTIIATVVRQDTLAPIQNAWVAVQILDTPYWWMGLTDVNGQIGNTITPTLLSRIYNIHADVTFPFDPQYAVSSTSPDGTLTVNKVPTSLTVDPASGYKEYPTTLTATLRDIAPGHGNAPVNGRTVNFYVNGVLVGSDVTGSDGNPDGVATWSYTIAQNAGTYSGYITASFAGDDMYITSNGANDLIVNLIPTSLVVNPAYGYKDYPTTLSATLRDTAPGHGNAPVSGQTVLFKIDGVDVDTATTDINGVATLPYTITQDVGTHTLVGIFLTDNTKYAGSNDGKVLTVNPISTSLSVSDVTGNKGETVDLKATLVDTVHGNVPVVGRKVTFKVNDVSVPGFGTTDSDGVAILPYTINLVGGTYNIEAAFAADDKYAAANGMGALKVPQSSVYVLTTVSNTNPTVGQIVTITFKLGNKGPDTAQKVVFTYVLPVGMELVNLSGDNTYSYNAATRTITWNLGDVKANTDPWLYANVRFLNPGSFNINPVVNTATYDPTLNSNIQSITVNAQAVPVTVRAVRTTGTAGIAGNGLQAATPAPTTAGATPYSYGTAPETGGNWLLSYWWIIILLLIVGGLLWFLLAGKRRQNEG
- a CDS encoding TIGR00303 family protein, with translation MNKNIKCYGSSKILNELQNTNPLFLCVIASTKTSNIPGITGAGVTPELTDYTPAADLELVIHGEPRCLAEIPQTVVGDAPAPTPAVITKASLNIADIPIMVADAGAAIKPDVPYIKLNEKPGEDIRLGNAVPDARKIFENGILLGKTLSKLTDHLVIGESTPAGTTTALGVLTALGYDARMKVSGSMPENPHDLKHEVVLEGLQAAGYKEGDVVEDALRAVEIVGDPMIPAVAGIVIGSEVPVTLAGGTQMTAVCSVIKGVQNEFDFSKLCISTTIFVAEDETSDINHITRQIGDISIFAVDPEFEKSQVPGLKSYLNGSVKEGVGAGGAMMVSMLKGESIDDIRLNIEDLCKKIF